From the genome of Blautia pseudococcoides, one region includes:
- a CDS encoding response regulator codes for MYKVLIVEDMDLTREDLIRLIDWERYGFELLPDARNGIIGLEYAKRYRPDIVITDIKMPVMTGLDLVEQMKKENIEAEV; via the coding sequence ATGTATAAGGTATTGATAGTCGAGGACATGGACCTGACAAGAGAAGACTTAATTAGACTGATTGACTGGGAGCGATACGGTTTTGAACTGCTTCCCGACGCAAGGAACGGGATAATAGGATTGGAATACGCCAAACGGTATCGCCCGGACATTGTAATAACAGATATAAAAATGCCGGTCATGACAGGCCTTGACCTGGTGGAACAGATGAAAAAAGAAAATATAGAGGCGGAAGTCTGA
- a CDS encoding cyclophilin-like fold protein, whose amino-acid sequence MNRQETPEGSPEEGEEPSAKENEGSKEETGGIQMQELVMEIDGTRFPVILYDNETTQAFMDRLPMTLDMEELHGNEKLNYLDQGLPTNPI is encoded by the coding sequence GTGAATAGACAGGAAACACCTGAGGGCAGCCCTGAGGAAGGGGAAGAGCCTTCCGCAAAAGAAAACGAAGGCAGCAAGGAAGAAACAGGAGGTATACAAATGCAGGAATTGGTGATGGAGATAGACGGGACGCGGTTCCCGGTGATACTATATGACAATGAAACAACGCAGGCATTTATGGACAGGCTTCCTATGACACTTGACATGGAGGAACTGCATGGAAATGAAAAATTAAATTATCTGGACCAGGGCCTTCCGACGAATCCCATATAG
- a CDS encoding FeoB small GTPase domain-containing protein has product MKKEFPLRNIALIGNPNVGKSTVFNALTGMHQHTGNWCGKTVECAAGNRVFHGKEYRFVDLPGCYSLSCRSSEEEISRDYILQSHPDVVVAVCDATCLERNLNLVLQICAVTPHVLLCVNLMDEARKKHIRIDFQRLHKELKIPVIGIAARSRKGLERIFVGIEDALSNKKAVTPIPDIYCQNAEMCCASAEYCGTYVQQAAGICKACVTLENPDYAKKDRKLDRVFTSKCTGFPIMLLFLLCIFWITIVGANVPSDLLNKGLFWLEPHFYRGLLTLGLPEIFCQVLIYGVYRVAAWVVSVMLPPMAIFFPLFTLLEDYGYLPRVAFNLDHCFQKCCACGKQALTMWVVGICMQYHKVYVLLNGA; this is encoded by the coding sequence ATGAAAAAGGAGTTTCCGCTCCGTAATATAGCATTGATCGGCAATCCCAATGTAGGTAAGAGCACGGTGTTCAACGCACTTACAGGCATGCACCAGCATACCGGAAACTGGTGCGGTAAAACAGTGGAATGTGCTGCCGGGAACCGAGTCTTTCACGGAAAAGAATATCGTTTTGTAGACTTGCCCGGGTGTTATTCTCTCTCCTGCCGCTCCAGTGAGGAGGAGATTTCCAGGGATTATATACTGCAGAGTCATCCGGATGTGGTGGTTGCTGTGTGCGACGCTACCTGTCTGGAAAGGAACCTCAATCTCGTTCTCCAGATTTGTGCCGTGACACCACATGTGCTTCTGTGCGTAAATCTCATGGACGAGGCCAGGAAAAAGCACATCCGGATAGATTTTCAGCGTCTTCATAAGGAACTGAAGATTCCTGTGATCGGCATAGCTGCCAGGAGCAGAAAGGGCCTTGAACGCATATTCGTGGGGATTGAAGACGCCCTGTCCAACAAAAAAGCCGTCACCCCAATTCCTGATATTTATTGTCAGAATGCGGAAATGTGCTGTGCATCCGCGGAATACTGCGGCACCTATGTCCAGCAGGCAGCAGGTATCTGCAAAGCCTGCGTCACTTTGGAAAATCCCGATTATGCCAAAAAAGACAGGAAACTGGACAGGGTTTTTACCAGTAAATGTACTGGTTTTCCCATTATGCTGCTTTTCCTTCTCTGCATTTTCTGGATCACCATTGTGGGGGCCAATGTCCCGTCTGATCTGCTGAACAAAGGGCTGTTCTGGCTGGAACCCCATTTTTACCGTGGGCTTCTTACGCTTGGCCTTCCCGAAATTTTCTGCCAGGTTCTGATTTACGGAGTATACCGGGTTGCTGCCTGGGTTGTAAGTGTCATGCTTCCCCCCATGGCCATTTTCTTTCCGCTTTTTACTCTGCTGGAGGATTATGGTTACCTTCCCCGTGTAGCCTTTAACCTGGACCATTGTTTCCAGAAATGCTGTGCCTGTGGGAAACAGGCGCTTACCATGTGGGTGGTTGGTATCTGTATGCAGTATCACAAGGTATATGTCCTGCTCAACGGTGCATGA
- a CDS encoding zinc ribbon domain-containing protein — MKTGFCIKTIKYQLRCSHAEWFVSTEGYYRDVLNFYYHLLLHQKELWDLNSFQMQRELECLTIEGRDGRKPEYPLPFSKVPLYFRRSAINKAIGCLKSYLGLSRSVDKTEEYNPPLPETINASLTYFKGMYREFTDTGITLKVWDGSSWHWMECRLKGIPFPANAVVLSPSVVLDSKICWLHVPVKKETTDARNAKERMKSGDNICSVQFTNTDIFAMCCVMDGDGKQLAVRTCRGGDAYRHQCRRLLDKIEFSRQYTDKDNVEQPNKKYYIHLKNLSEYYAHNVSREIVDLCVENKVKVIVLPLYHADFSRMVQYRTGNFTPLHLSSGIRAYLKYKAWEAGIIVLEHSADHTSSRCAICGGTVKKQGSQYICENGHQGSRFLNSARNLGKKCQEDFRKKRGCLNQI; from the coding sequence ATGAAAACAGGATTTTGCATTAAGACAATAAAATATCAACTGCGATGTTCCCATGCAGAGTGGTTTGTCAGTACGGAAGGATATTATCGGGATGTTCTGAATTTTTATTATCACCTGCTTTTACACCAGAAGGAGCTTTGGGATTTGAATTCCTTTCAAATGCAAAGGGAACTGGAATGTCTGACAATAGAAGGCAGGGATGGAAGAAAACCAGAATACCCCCTTCCTTTTTCCAAGGTGCCGCTCTATTTCAGGCGCTCAGCTATTAATAAGGCGATTGGATGTCTGAAAAGTTATCTGGGATTGAGCCGGTCTGTGGATAAGACGGAGGAATATAATCCGCCTCTGCCTGAAACCATTAATGCCTCACTTACTTATTTCAAAGGAATGTATAGAGAATTTACAGATACCGGAATTACCTTAAAAGTTTGGGATGGTAGCAGCTGGCACTGGATGGAATGCCGGCTGAAGGGAATTCCGTTCCCGGCAAATGCTGTGGTTTTATCTCCGTCAGTTGTTCTGGACAGTAAAATCTGCTGGCTTCATGTTCCTGTAAAAAAGGAAACAACAGATGCAAGAAATGCAAAGGAACGAATGAAAAGTGGTGATAATATCTGCAGCGTTCAATTTACAAATACAGATATTTTTGCCATGTGCTGCGTTATGGATGGGGATGGGAAACAGTTGGCAGTCCGTACCTGCCGGGGCGGTGATGCATATCGCCATCAATGCCGGAGGCTTCTGGATAAAATAGAATTCTCCAGACAGTATACGGATAAAGACAATGTGGAGCAGCCAAATAAAAAATATTACATACATCTAAAGAATCTGTCTGAATATTATGCCCATAACGTGAGCCGCGAAATCGTGGATCTCTGTGTGGAAAACAAAGTGAAAGTGATAGTCCTTCCGTTGTATCATGCCGATTTCAGCAGAATGGTACAGTATCGCACTGGTAATTTTACGCCTTTGCATTTGAGCAGCGGGATAAGAGCATATTTGAAATATAAGGCATGGGAGGCAGGGATTATTGTACTGGAACATAGTGCAGACCATACAAGCAGCCGATGTGCCATATGCGGCGGAACTGTGAAAAAACAGGGAAGTCAATACATATGTGAAAATGGTCATCAAGGCAGCCGCTTTCTGAACAGTGCCAGAAATCTTGGAAAGAAATGCCAGGAGGATTTCAGGAAGAAGAGAGGGTGTTTAAATCAAATATAA
- a CDS encoding FeoA family protein, whose amino-acid sequence MSLTPLFTLSPDESGIVKTIQTDNASPAQQQTIKRLMDLGLIENTKVICVGVSAFGSPRAFLIRGAVLALRKEEASLILVEKIKNKSVL is encoded by the coding sequence ATGTCTCTTACTCCGCTCTTTACCCTGTCTCCCGACGAGTCAGGGATTGTTAAAACAATTCAGACAGACAATGCCAGTCCGGCGCAGCAGCAGACTATCAAACGTCTTATGGATTTGGGGTTGATCGAAAATACCAAAGTTATCTGTGTTGGAGTGAGCGCCTTTGGAAGTCCCAGAGCTTTTCTGATCCGGGGAGCTGTCCTGGCCTTGAGAAAAGAAGAGGCTTCTCTGATTCTTGTTGAAAAGATCAAAAACAAAAGTGTGCTGTAA
- a CDS encoding recombinase family protein, protein MEGKRLPDSKYYSAALYMRLSRDDDGDSESSSITNQRKMLRAYAQENRYLVYDEYIDDGVSGTTFERPGFKRMIRDIENKKVNMVITKDLSRLGRDYILAGQYTEIYFPAKKVRYIAINDGYDSESPYTDIAPFKNIINEMYARDISKKIRSSFLTHMKEGAYIGAYAPYGYQRDPEDKHHLIIDDVSGEIVREIFQKAGNGELPVQIARDLNSRKVLTPSQYRCLQNPDLNIENFSKRQEWTSSTIIKMLRNVVYVGDMAQGKTTKVSFKSDMTIANPKEDWYIVRNTHEPLVSRDLFELAARRSKLRTCCQKGKFHNIFTGMAKCADCGRNMSAVGTRKKGATANLACGGYKLYGSKECSNHFIDYDTLCSIVLTSIRELVRVSQQDEKEILEKVQNRIKKQVSFTDKEKETASLKKRSRELDILIERLYEDYVAEIINADRLKKMLRKYESDSEEISERLEALNNQDKSKEQENPTNKLKKMLNDIVEPTELTEDLLYRLVDHIEITQGKYEKKDNTKIKKQEVKIYFRFNHAPLSRTYTL, encoded by the coding sequence ATGGAAGGCAAAAGGCTGCCTGATTCCAAATATTATTCAGCAGCACTTTATATGCGTCTTTCCAGGGATGATGATGGAGACAGCGAAAGTTCAAGCATTACAAACCAGAGAAAGATGCTCAGGGCTTATGCACAGGAAAACCGGTATTTAGTCTATGATGAATATATAGATGACGGTGTTTCCGGTACGACTTTTGAGAGACCGGGATTCAAAAGGATGATTCGGGATATTGAGAATAAAAAGGTCAATATGGTCATTACGAAAGATCTATCCAGACTTGGCCGTGATTATATCCTTGCCGGTCAGTATACGGAGATATATTTTCCGGCAAAAAAGGTGAGATATATAGCAATTAATGACGGGTATGACTCTGAGAGTCCCTATACGGATATTGCTCCTTTTAAGAATATTATCAATGAGATGTATGCCAGAGACATCAGCAAAAAAATACGTTCATCATTCTTGACCCACATGAAAGAGGGGGCCTATATAGGGGCATATGCCCCTTATGGATATCAGAGAGACCCGGAGGATAAGCACCATTTGATCATAGATGACGTGTCCGGTGAGATTGTGAGAGAAATCTTTCAAAAAGCGGGAAACGGGGAACTGCCGGTACAGATAGCAAGGGATTTAAACAGCCGAAAGGTATTAACACCGTCACAATATCGTTGTCTCCAGAATCCTGATTTGAACATAGAAAATTTCTCAAAACGGCAGGAATGGACCTCTTCTACCATAATAAAAATGCTGAGAAACGTCGTCTATGTAGGGGATATGGCTCAGGGGAAAACCACAAAAGTTTCATTCAAAAGTGATATGACGATAGCTAACCCTAAAGAAGACTGGTATATAGTGAGAAATACCCATGAGCCATTAGTCAGCCGTGACTTATTTGAATTGGCTGCACGGAGGAGTAAACTGCGGACCTGCTGCCAAAAGGGAAAATTTCACAATATCTTTACCGGTATGGCAAAATGCGCGGACTGTGGAAGAAATATGTCTGCAGTCGGCACACGTAAAAAAGGTGCAACGGCTAATCTTGCCTGTGGGGGATATAAGCTATATGGGAGTAAAGAGTGCAGCAATCATTTTATTGATTATGATACCTTGTGCAGTATTGTCCTAACCAGTATTCGGGAGCTTGTTCGGGTGTCACAGCAGGACGAAAAAGAGATACTGGAAAAGGTACAGAACCGTATAAAAAAGCAAGTTTCCTTCACAGATAAAGAAAAAGAAACTGCCTCTTTGAAGAAACGCAGCCGTGAACTGGATATATTGATCGAGAGATTATATGAGGATTATGTTGCAGAAATTATTAATGCAGACAGGCTGAAAAAGATGCTTCGGAAATATGAGTCTGATAGTGAAGAAATCTCGGAAAGACTGGAGGCTCTAAACAATCAGGATAAAAGCAAGGAACAGGAAAATCCAACTAATAAATTAAAGAAAATGCTGAATGATATTGTAGAGCCCACCGAACTTACCGAAGATCTGTTGTACCGGTTGGTTGATCATATTGAAATTACCCAGGGAAAATATGAAAAAAAAGATAACACAAAGATAAAGAAACAGGAAGTGAAAATCTATTTTCGCTTCAATCATGCACCGTTGAGCAGGACATATACCTTGTGA
- a CDS encoding type II toxin-antitoxin system PemK/MazF family toxin — MHASQKHNSSILLEQIRTIDKQRPQKYFRKITPAIQKKADKALAVSIGIRVS, encoded by the coding sequence ATTCATGCATCCCAGAAACATAATTCCTCAATATTGCTGGAACAAATCCGTACAATTGACAAGCAAAGACCCCAGAAATATTTTAGAAAGATCACGCCTGCGATTCAGAAAAAAGCAGACAAGGCATTGGCTGTCAGTATTGGAATACGGGTTTCATGA
- a CDS encoding DUF3737 family protein encodes MNTTLAFEYSTVDVEINGKIDSVMNPSGGIIKADYIEEFIVDKDKVDPDQTVITCRMSNTTEQMAG; translated from the coding sequence TTCGAGTATTCCACTGTGGATGTGGAAATCAACGGAAAGATTGATAGTGTGATGAATCCGTCAGGCGGGATTATAAAGGCAGATTATATAGAAGAATTCATCGTAGACAAAGATAAAGTGGACCCTGATCAGACAGTCATTACCTGCCGCATGAGTAATACTACAGAACAAATGGCGGGATAA
- a CDS encoding cyclophilin-like fold protein, producing the protein MKKIVSFLFGGILLLSLSACGSNSKFEPDNTDSAQTEPTITESIAETQTPESEETNSEPGENRADEPQIRVDGKDGQNIIFQLNDSTAANTLYKQLPLSIQIEEYSHNEKIFYPPDELDTSGTPLAEGPAGTLAYYAPWGNVVLYYGECGGASGLYELGEAVSGADQIETLSGEIQIDIVEDN; encoded by the coding sequence ATGAAAAAAATAGTGTCCTTTCTTTTTGGCGGAATTCTGCTGCTTTCGCTTTCCGCCTGCGGCAGCAATTCCAAGTTTGAACCTGATAACACAGATTCCGCTCAGACAGAGCCAACGATTACAGAATCTATTGCTGAAACCCAGACGCCGGAATCAGAGGAAACAAATTCTGAACCGGGGGAAAACCGTGCCGACGAACCACAGATCCGGGTGGATGGAAAAGACGGACAGAATATCATCTTCCAGTTAAATGACAGCACAGCCGCAAACACACTGTATAAACAACTGCCTCTTTCTATTCAGATAGAGGAATACAGCCATAATGAAAAAATATTTTATCCTCCGGATGAACTGGATACCAGCGGTACTCCGCTGGCCGAAGGTCCGGCCGGAACGCTTGCATACTATGCACCCTGGGGCAATGTCGTTCTTTACTACGGTGAGTGTGGGGGTGCCAGCGGTCTGTATGAACTTGGAGAAGCAGTGTCAGGTGCAGACCAGATTGAAACCCTGTCCGGAGAGATTCAGATAGATATTGTGGAAGATAACTAA
- a CDS encoding glycoside hydrolase family 2 protein → MTRPFLCNAHESVLVGDLDIFGQFKKDCVLTARAVDGHGKVLAESVDYAEMERRISFPDRGELSCRVEAGILVLESDTFARCVELRGGEEGQAFGWLFEDDYFDLLPGVKRRLRFTGDMKKELCR, encoded by the coding sequence GTGACAAGGCCATTTTTATGCAACGCCCATGAGTCAGTGCTGGTGGGTGATCTGGATATTTTCGGACAGTTTAAAAAAGATTGTGTTCTCACAGCGCGTGCAGTGGACGGACACGGGAAAGTGCTGGCAGAATCAGTGGATTATGCGGAAATGGAAAGAAGGATTTCTTTTCCGGACAGAGGAGAATTATCCTGCAGAGTTGAGGCGGGAATACTTGTGCTGGAATCTGATACCTTTGCAAGATGTGTGGAACTGCGCGGAGGAGAAGAAGGCCAAGCGTTTGGCTGGCTTTTTGAGGATGATTATTTTGACCTGCTTCCGGGAGTGAAAAGAAGATTAAGGTTTACGGGAGACATGAAAAAGGAATTGTGCAGATAA
- a CDS encoding LysE family translocator: protein MPAGAVGAMTAQRTLNYGMKAGLLTGLGSSVADCLYACIGAFGLTLISSFLIRYQSIINLAGGCLILGMGIRMLLAKKGGQKNTLDTARGVRMFASSFAVGITNPAAILTFLFAFSWFCIQGQTGLKHGICLVCGVFIGTYFWWGTLSGIVTVLKKIAKNDRSQIMNRIFGTFLSIFGAVVLVGNFID from the coding sequence ATGCCAGCCGGAGCGGTCGGGGCCATGACCGCACAAAGAACCCTGAATTACGGCATGAAAGCAGGATTGTTAACGGGCCTTGGCTCATCTGTGGCAGATTGTCTTTACGCCTGTATCGGCGCTTTTGGACTGACCTTGATATCCAGCTTTCTGATCCGGTATCAGAGCATCATCAATCTTGCCGGAGGCTGCCTGATACTGGGAATGGGTATCCGTATGCTTCTGGCAAAAAAAGGCGGACAGAAAAACACATTAGACACTGCCAGGGGCGTCCGTATGTTTGCTTCCTCCTTTGCAGTGGGAATCACGAATCCGGCGGCTATTCTTACCTTTCTGTTTGCCTTTTCCTGGTTTTGCATACAGGGGCAGACTGGCCTTAAACACGGGATATGTCTGGTCTGCGGCGTATTTATCGGAACATATTTTTGGTGGGGAACGCTATCTGGCATAGTCACAGTGCTGAAGAAAATAGCGAAAAATGATCGTTCTCAAATCATGAACCGGATATTTGGGACATTCCTTAGCATTTTCGGGGCGGTGGTGCTGGTAGGAAATTTTATAGACTAG
- a CDS encoding biotin transporter BioY has protein sequence METAMPNKNKKISTRQMTMIALMTAVTSILGPLAIPLPFSPVPVSFTNLAVYFSIFVLGANSATVSYLVYLLIGIVGLPVFSGFTGGFAKMAGPTGGYLVGFIFMAWIAGFFVDRFQGKRVLQASGMILGTVVAYIFGTAWLCVQSNLTFGAGLAAGVIPYIPGDLIKIMAALAVGPVLRQAVRRAA, from the coding sequence ATGGAAACAGCAATGCCCAATAAAAACAAAAAAATAAGCACCAGACAGATGACAATGATCGCGCTTATGACAGCAGTGACCAGCATCTTAGGCCCTCTTGCCATACCGCTGCCGTTTAGTCCCGTGCCGGTCAGTTTTACCAACCTGGCAGTTTATTTCAGTATCTTTGTGCTTGGAGCCAATTCGGCAACGGTCAGTTATCTGGTTTATCTGCTCATTGGAATAGTGGGACTTCCGGTATTTTCCGGTTTCACCGGAGGTTTTGCAAAAATGGCAGGACCTACAGGGGGATATCTGGTCGGTTTTATTTTCATGGCATGGATCGCGGGATTTTTTGTGGACAGATTTCAGGGAAAAAGAGTGCTGCAGGCATCGGGAATGATACTGGGAACTGTGGTAGCATACATATTCGGGACCGCATGGTTGTGTGTGCAGTCGAATCTGACATTTGGTGCGGGTCTGGCTGCGGGCGTGATTCCGTATATACCAGGTGATCTCATTAAGATCATGGCAGCATTGGCTGTGGGACCGGTGCTTCGGCAGGCTGTGAGACGAGCAGCATAA